In Mytilus edulis chromosome 3, xbMytEdul2.2, whole genome shotgun sequence, the genomic window ATGATTTAATCAGCAGAGACTGTCAACAATATCTGAACCTAAATGATTACCGCAACAGAGACAAAAACTGATCCTACCAAGAGAGAGGCAAGCCATATACATATAGGCAATCTTTTTTTCCAAGAACTGTTAGAAAGAGAAATAAGTTACCAACATCAATAACATCGGCCAACACATTTTTAATCAGGCACTACGTATTAAATGTGGTCAGCATCCATGAATCAATAACTTCGGCCAACACATTTTAAATCATGCAAAAGGTTTTAATTGTGGTCCGCATCACTAGCAGAATTGTTCGTCCTAAACACATTTTACTGCtcaaaaaagtttgttttaatgTAGAAAGTCttcattttataaatagaaatctatgtcTAATAAAATACCTCATTCTATGTGGCTCTACCTTTGTGTTGTTGAACACATGTAAATAGGTATTCTATGGGTGAAGtgatacataaatatatacacttaacgtttttacaaatttatatacattgttgttcTACATTTCAGAAGAAGTTAATAGTGTGCATAAATTTGTGCGATAATGCGGTTGAAGGGAAATACATGATAGATAATTGGAATTGTATATGAAGGAAGGTATTTGATTAACTTTCATCAATTGACCGACAAAACAATAACGTCACTGAACGCTTGGTTGAATGCGAAACCTCCGGCATTTTGGAAATTTACGGAAGACATAATTTTGCATCAATATTATCCAACGTAAATAGCACACTTTAAAACTGGAAAACAGTTGCACAATGAAGTTCCTCATTTTGATTGTTGTGTTAGTTGCCATTCTATTTCAGTGTATTGTGGATTGCCaaggtaataataataataataataataataataataataataataataataataataataataataataataataataataataataataataataaaaaaaaaaaaaaataataataataataataataataataattaattataatagtaataataataatataatttttttttcaaaagagggTGAACCAATTAGTTTTCCTTTATCTTACTTTGGGCCCTCATGTAGTAAGTAAATTATTGATATAactgtatatatacataaaattaaaCTAATTCATAGTGTGCATGAAAATAAATGATCTATGTGGTTTGACAGAGATATGTGAAAAAAACATAAAGATGTTGATATTTATATGTTTCTTTATACGCTATTCCATAGAATTGCAGAACTTTACGTAAAGGATGATttaaatgcgcatctggtgcaagaaaattggtaccgttaattttattactaccactgggtcgatgcctctgctggtggactattagtccccgagggtatcaccatcccagtagccagtacttcggtactggcatgaacattcggattttttgtgttattaaaatttgctgttacaaaatattagacattattataaattaaggaatgtatctccctcatgcaaagctctgattcctttcacggatttggctatactttttggaccttttggattatagctcttcatctttatataagctttggatttcaaatattttggccacgagcatcactgaagagacatgtattgtcgaaatgcacttctggtgcaagaaaattggtaccgttaattttattaatgatatttGTGTCTGGCCGAATTACTTCCAAATTgtaaatcaatttttttcataaattttcgaGATTTCAGATAATCAGGAgttttttgttgaacattttaatacAGGTATTAGTTTATAATATGGAATTCTGTCTCACAAACTTTACCAATTAAATCTGTCAAAAAGTTGTGTCATTCTTTTATTTCAGGTGTTGATTTTTTCATAATTAAAACAGAGCTTGACAGAGATGACTTAAATTGTTTTTCGGTAGAACGGACACTTTTTCACACACAGTGTCAGGCTGTGTCATCAGCATACATTTCAATGTTTtcgtaaatattttttaatggaaaattattttaaaacaaaattacactAAAAGACCCTTGAGGCAATCCAAATTTTACAGTTTATTAACTTATTAGAAAATTTCAGGTAAACATAATTTTGTGGCGTATCAaaagatcattttttttatatatataccgttggttttcccgtttgaatggcttTACACAAGtaaatttggggccctttatagcttgttgttcggtgtcgAAGGCCGTACCTGGACCTATAATCGTTgacttttttaatttgttatttggatggagaattgtctcaattgcactcataccacatcttcctatatccatatAAATGACATGtagtttttgttatttatgtcaattaaaatgttttaaaaatatgccTGAATGTGTGATACATTACAAATGATTTGTAAAAATGCACGAAGCTTGATGATCAATATTAGGACTTTTCATTCTTGATGGCATTTGTGATCCACCattatctacataagaaaatgcctgtaccaagtcgtgaatatgacagttgtaatctaGTCGTTTGATGTGTCTGTGATTATGATAATCAATTATTAAGTTGTTGAGTGAACATTACTGTGATGGCAACCTGCAACAAATGACATAAAAACTCAAAATAagtaacagaaaacaaaaatgcacaaaatcCTGCCCCCCCCttccacacacacacacacacacacacacacacacacacacacacacacacacacacacacacacattttgataaaataacgaCGTCATTTTAATAATCACTAAATATAATACTTGATAAAGTTGGATgaaaggtatagggggagggttgagatctcacaaacatgtttaaccccgcctcattttttcgcctgtcccaagtcaggagcctctggcctttgttagtcttgtattattttaattttagtttcttgtgtacaatttggaaattagtatggcgttcattatcactggactagtatatatttgtttaggggcaagctgaaggacgcctccgggtgcgggaatttctcgctacattaaagacctgttggtgaccctctgctgttgttttttatttggtcgggttgttgtctctttgacacattccccatttccattctcaattttattctaaattttgaaagtttaacaTATTTACTTTCTAATCtttacaattattataaaataagaatggatatggggaattTGTCATAAGACAACAAACCGACTAAGAGTAGAAAACAACCAAAGTGCACCAACAAGTCTCCAAAATATGAGTATGAGTCCTACGTTAGAACAGGTACCAaaataaactaagcaaaattataattatacataaattagcaAAGGAATACTAACAGTTACTGACATGACAGCttaagacctcaattaaactgattgaaagattatgtctttaaTATATGAAAATCAGGCACAATCTGTCCTGTTCGGGGTTAAGCATCAAACCATCTTAACAATGTCCgaagatagttatcaaaggtaccaggattataatttattaagacCATAACCTGTAGCACGCCAGCAACTACTATAACAACAACACATATCAATTAGCTGTTCtgtgtaaaaaaaagtttgacaAGATAAATAGGtaagagtcacatcataaaatacttttgtcgttcaaagtatgatgagacacataagcacagagttacgtcaaaaggatatctaAAAAAACAGACAGTAAGTATCGACGTCCTTGATATCAACATCAGGGTTTGTCATTAGGGTTGTCATCGAAATCGTATTTGGTAATGTCATGACTGTATCGATTTGATATCAATTTATGGGTCAATCTTTGTCATTTGTAATAAATATCAATCTAAGATCCTCTACAACGATTCGTTCGTAGTGATACTGACGGgaatataattgataaatataattattttaaaacaaaattacactAAAAGACCCTTGAGGCAATCCAAATTTTACAGTTTATTAACTTATTAGAAAATTTCAGGTAAACATAATTTTGTGGCGTATCAaaagatcattttttttatatatataccgttggttttcccgtttgaatggcttTACACAAGtaaatttggggccctttatagcttgttgttcggtgtcgAAGGCCGTACCTGGACCTATAATCGTTgacttttttaatttgttatttggatggagaattgtctcaattgcactcataccacatcttcctatatccatatAAATGACATGtagtttttgttatttatgtcaattaaaatgttttaaaaatatgccTGAATGTGTGATACATTACAAATGATTTGTAAAAATGCACGAAGCTTGATGATCAATATTAGGACTTTTCATTCTTGATGGCATTTGTGATCCACCattatctacataagaaaatgcctgtaccaagtcgtgaatatgacagttgtaatctaGTCGTTTGATGTGTCTGTGATTATGATAATCAATTATTAAGTTGTTGAGTGAACATTACTGTGATGGCAACCTGCAACAAATGACATAAAAACTCAAAATAagtaacagaaaacaaaaatgcacaaaatcCTGCCCCCCCCttccacacacacacacacacacacacacacacacacacacacacacacacacacacattttgataaaataacgaCGTCATTTTAATAATCACTAAATATAATACTTGATAAAGTTGGATgaaaggtatagggggagggttgagatctcacaaacatgtttaaccccgcctcattttttcgcctgtcccaagtcaggagcctctggcctttgttagtcttgtattattttaattttagtttcttgtgtacaatttggaaattagtatggcgttcattatcactggactagtatatatttgtttaggggcaagctgaaggacgcctccgggtgcgggaatttctcgctacattaaagacctgttggtgaccctctgctgttgttttttatttggtcgggttgttgtctctttgacacattccccatttccattctcaattttattctaaattttgaaagtttaacaTATTTACTTTCTAATCtttacaattattataaaataagaatggatatggggaattTGTCATAAGACAACAAACCGACTAAGAGTAGAAAACAACCAAAGTGCACCAACAAGTCTCCAAAATATGAGTATGAGTCCTACGTTAGAACAGGTACCAaaataaactaagcaaaattataattatacataaattagcaAAGGAATACTAACAGTTACTGACATGACAGCttaagacctcaattaaactgattgaaagattatgtctttaaTATATGAAAATCAGGCACAATCTGTCCTGTTCGGGGTTAAGCATCAAACCATCTTAACAATGTCCgaagatagttatcaaaggtaccaggattataatttattaagacCATAACCTGTAGCACGCCAGCAACTACTATAACAACAACACATATCAATTAGCTGTTCtgtgtaaaaaaaagttttaatgtttttaaacccgctgcatttcaATTACACAtgtcttaatagttatcaaaggtatcagaattataatttgatatgccagtcgcgcgtttcgtctacaaaagactcatcagtgtccctcagatcaaaatagttgtaaaaccaaacaagtacaaagttgaggagcattgaggacccacaattccaaaaaagttgtgccaaatacggctaaggtaaattactcctgagataagaaaatccttagtttttcgaaaaaaaaaagttttgtaacaggaaatttataaaaatgaccatataattgatattcatgtcaacaccgatgtGGTGACTTACTAGGCTCATGATACCTttggggacaaaacgtccaccagcagtggcatcgacccagtggtgtaaatagttagaAAAGGTTTTATACAATTTTGGAGGTTTTGAGACAAGGCTCTATGTTGAATGCCTTAatttgacctatattggtttacttttacaaattatgacttgaatggagagttgtctcgatGGCACACCTTCTTTATTCTTATTTACAATCTTCAAACTATTCTCGATTGAAAGTGTTCTTGGATGAACCTATTGAAAtgaatgacaaaaaatatttggaTCGATCAAAAGAAGCAACACACCCAATGTATATTATGATATTCAACCTTTTGTTTGGCATAATGGAATTGTATTATGGGCCTATACGTTTGTACACGTTTATCAACAGCCCAATTGATATCTTGCCTTAaccattgttttcaaaattataatataatgattggttggtggtttttgcacaataggtaaaaaaaagAAGTATAATTAAATAGTTAGATAAGGAGTACATATATTTTCGTAATTTATCTAATaaaggaaaattgaaaaatttacacTTACAATATATGATTATCGATATGTAATGGATGCAGCCATGACATGTTCATATGAGTTAGATGTGTAGTCATTTATTCTGTTCAGGCCCTGTGAATGTGAAAGATAACAGGACGGCCACAAATACTTTAggtctagtttttttttaactttcatcaACGATATGTTTTCTCTTTGTTTGTGGCATAATCATGCCGATTGCAATACCCTTTCAAAATCCCGTTCGTCTAATGCCTTAGTGATTTACTCATTGGAGGAAGTGAGTGGTTCACTGATTTCATGGTTCTCACTAAATAAAATGCAGGATAATCCTGAAAAATGTCAAGCCTTAGCAATTGGTAGTAAAACACATGCAACCAACATAGTCTTCAACTTAAATTGACAGAACATCAAATGCGATGATGAAGTAAAATTACTTGGAGTGACCATTGAAATTTAACCAACACATGATGGTTTTATActaataattttggggccctttataacttgttgttcggtgtgagccaatgttccgtgttgaaggccgtacattgacctataatgatttactttcataaaatgttatttggatggagagttgtctcattggcactcataccacatcttcctatttctaaTTAAATATTCTGAAAAGAATAGGGAGATCACATTTGGATTAACTGGCAAAAATGACAATTTATTATAACTTTCATCATATTTCATATCTAAGTTTCTACCCACTCACATGACATTGAAAAACTGCAAAGACAAGTGCTCTGACTCAACTTAAATAACTATAATAGTTTTCACGAACAACTATTTGATCAAATCTAAACTTTCAACACTTAATATCAAATGCACGAGAACCATGGCATTACAAACttgcaaaattttgataaaattcatcCGGAGTCCTCacacaaaatattaatattaagatgATTCATATAATTTTAGATACTTACAAAGAGATGATAAACTTCGACAAAGAATTAAAAGAACCAGGTATTGTAATAGAACCTTAAGCTTTGGGTTAGCAAAGTTGTAGAACTCCCAGCCTAAGCATGCATGGAGCCGCTCAACTTTGGAACAGTTGGAACATTTTCTTTCAATACATTGTTCTTCAGATAACTGCTTCTGAAGCTCACATAGACAATAACATTGCTGTCCCACAGCTGAAGTCTTCTAGCcctaaattttctgtttattgtttgcttctatttcaattatttgatagTGATTTTGTCTCAGTACCAGTTCAAGCaaaatttgattttctttttcaatttaacTTGATTGCTCTGATTTAAGCATTTTGCTTATCTATTAAATTATGTATGTGCTTTAATTTATATGTGTGCTGAGTTAATTTGTACAATGTTCCAACTGTTCCAAAGTTGAACGCATGAGAACCATGACATTAGAAACATACAGAATTATGACAAATTCTAGTCCAGAGTCCTATATCAATATTtagataatttatataattttagatTCTTACCAACAGTTTAATATTCCCTACGGCAAAGAAATACAAGGTATGGTAATAGAAGCTTAAGCTTTGATGTAGAAAAGTTGTAGAACTCGCTGCCTAACCATGCACGGAGCTTTTTAATTTTGGAGCagatcaaacattttatttcaacatgGTGTTCTTTAGATAACTGCTTCTGTAGCTCACGTAGACAACAACTTTGCTGCCCACAGCTGAAGTCTTCTAGCTCTCCGTGTTCTGtttattgtttgattttatttcaattatttgatagTGCTTTTGTTTCTGTGCCGGTTTCTGCAAAATGTGtgttacttttttcattttaacttGCTTGCTTTGATTTAAGCATGTTGCTTATCTATAATACTATGCTtgtggtattttttatttatatgtgtgCTGGCTTAACCAGTCATGCTCGGCTCTAATTAATTTACTTACTCACTAGTAACCCTAGTACATTTATGTGAGTTCATTCTTATTTCATCATCATTAGTTAAATTGATTTGATACAGATTATAGGTCACGGAAATGATGGTGATTTCGTGCGATTTGAACTCTGACTTACTAGAGCCACATACCATAATTGGACTCTCCTAGATCCGATTACTAGTATAATAAGTGACTCTATGTCGTGTTCCTTCTCTAATGCTTTAAAAGCTCCGTCTGAAATTAGTTATCCTGATGAACATATTGCATTTCTTGCTTGTCTTATGTATGAGTTTACatctttttaaaaagaaacatgGTTATACGATAGGTGTgatcaattaaaattttatgttttcatacaTATTGTACAATACATGCATGTCTTAAGGTGTTTCAGATCTTAAACCCTTTTGAATGAAGGGAATTAATGATTTAACCTTTTGGTGTGTGTTGTTATTTTAGCGGTAATTTTACATTACAATATATGCGGGAGGTTTGGCTggtcataaaaccaggttcaactcacaattattttcttaaaatatcctgtatcAAGGCAGGactatggcagttgttatcaatgtATGTTAGCGTTTGTTGTTGTAGCAGTTAATTGTTTCTGGTGTGCCGTTGTTTTCGTTTTATAGTTtctgtgtttccctcagtttcagtttgtgacccggatttgttttcgcttattTGATTGATGActtatgaacagcggtatactacagttgcctttatttatttgtgtttattaaTCATAAGTGTAATAGATTTGATACAACTTACGGAATTGATACCCTTTTTTCTAACAAAAATGTTTAAGAACAAgaacacaataataaaataaaaataatttatattattgCAAAATAATAACTAAGAtaaaataaagatacaaaaagaatatttataaaaaatgggATGCAAATACCTTCGAGAAAACATGTTGTCCAGAAATGAGCGAAAAAATGCAGTAATAAATGTTGCTATTATCTTTAAGCAAAAACACGTCATTGCCATTAACGTTTGCTTTTTATAAAGGGGTACGTCATTACTGTAAGTCTGGAAACCATCTCTGTGAAGGATCAATGGGGTTCTGTCCTGATGGTTATGAATGTACAGGGACCGACAAGTGTGAAGAAAAGTGAGTATCTCTTTGCTGATGGTTAATGTTTGTGTGTATATCTTAATGTTTAAATCTCTTTCTATTGGTTGAATACATCTCTTGGAATGTTTTAATGAAACTGTATGTACAGGTTCGTCTAAAGCACTCGGTATTGTGTGAAAATCTCTTGTAAGCAAAACCCTACAATATCCTATAGAGAAATGCATTATGTATATTTCTACTGCTGTTTTTCTACTTCGAGCTTACGTTTTTGTTCTGTGTAGATGATTGCGATATAATTTAGTTTTATAACTGGTGCATACAATTTTGTACTAAACTTCCGATTGTcgtcttttaattttaaagtataaattactaaagacgctatatatatatatatatatatatatatatatatatatatatatatatatatctttaacagGAACGGTCCGTTTCAATAGGAACTGCATATATCTCCTACTGGGGTAGCACTAACGACAATATTTTTTCTGGAAATTAAGACATCTGCGAGACTAACAAATATATTGTATGTTCGTATAAAAAAAGTGACTTTACTGCTGTTTTAATAATTCGAGCTTACGTGTTTGTTCTGTGTAGAGGATTGCGATAAAATTTAGTTATATAACTGGCGCATACAATTTTGTAATAAACTTCCGATGGTCGTCTATTAATTTTAAAGTATAAACTATTAAAAAggatatatatagagaataatacatggcaaaatccgtatcatatgtcgtatcatctcgagacatcaatatcagcccaagggcctttatgcccgagggatgatatgggtcgagggtgatacggcatgtgatacggattttgccatgttttatacgctttatcatatatttcaacagaagagtattatattatatgaactgttttctgatccatagcactgggttacctactgctcaattacttatccgaagcacctgggttacccaGCTTACCTTACCTGCGTgctgtttttttaaaaatattttgtttattattgtatttttttgtgtgttttgtattttttatagttgcatttagtgtgccaaaaaatatgaaaacttgacgttcgtgacgtcacatacaatatgaaaacttgacgttcgtgacgtcacataccaaacaatgacgtcattccaaaaattgacctattttaaggaaaatttttcttaagcaaaaaaaccccaaaaaaactgactttatgtaaaaaaaaaaaaaaaaaaaaaaaaagtaagggtgtgataaagggtatgcgataaagggtagaaGTGTGATAacgggtatgcgataaagggtgcgcatcaaagttgcgcgatatggattaaacagcaggctatttatcaaatatgcaaaactactgtatttactactaaacatatgataaatatatatatatgtgagggaagaacaaaaaaattgcgaaagcaaatttacagatctaacattgtttggttgatgtttagacgagttgtatatatatatataacaagtcaaaaagggtacaacatcaccattaaataactataaaatgaacaaatattagatatttcggataacagatatccttcttcaataatagcacgatgtcaaatgaatcatgtcaatatattcaaactgagaaactatcaaaatcttgaaattcttaaatgtaaataaactcatcatagataccaggactaaaattttacacttacgaTGTTAAAGATATATTGTATCTTTAACATC contains:
- the LOC139518085 gene encoding uncharacterized protein isoform X2, with the protein product MKFLILIVVLVAILFQCIVDCQDTYKEMINFDKELKEPGVRHYCKSGNHLCEGSMGFCPDGYECTGTDKCEENRYTDYFWIILGPVLLLAIAGSYVVCYKGCRDRPHKTDVRTDVQPKLVFQQDSYSQQSIDFEKD
- the LOC139518085 gene encoding uncharacterized protein isoform X4 produces the protein MKFLILIVVLVAILFQCIVDCQDTYKEMINFDKELKEPDSYQQFNIPYGKEIQGVRHYCKSGNHLCEGSMGFCPDGYECTGTDKCEEKMQGQTS
- the LOC139518085 gene encoding uncharacterized protein isoform X1 translates to MKFLILIVVLVAILFQCIVDCQDTYKEMINFDKELKEPDSYQQFNIPYGKEIQGVRHYCKSGNHLCEGSMGFCPDGYECTGTDKCEENRYTDYFWIILGPVLLLAIAGSYVVCYKGCRDRPHKTDVRTDVQPKLVFQQDSYSQQSIDFEKD
- the LOC139518085 gene encoding uncharacterized protein isoform X3; translated protein: MKFLILIVVLVAILFQCIVDCQDSYQQFNIPYGKEIQGVRHYCKSGNHLCEGSMGFCPDGYECTGTDKCEENRYTDYFWIILGPVLLLAIAGSYVVCYKGCRDRPHKTDVRTDVQPKLVFQQDSYSQQSIDFEKD